Genomic DNA from Rana temporaria chromosome 1, aRanTem1.1, whole genome shotgun sequence:
TGGCCCTGGACTATGGGTGGGAGTTCCCCTATGTGCCCCTAGATCTCATGCAGGAGATCGAATCAAAATGGGAATAATCGTGTGCTGATGCTATTTGGGACTACTTGAAGGTAGACAAGCCTTCGATCAGCACCGACTATGCTTTCATAAGTGCTCACCACCGACTGGAAGGTTGCCTGGAGGACTGGAGTCCTGGCCGGTACATTTTCCATGACAGAGTGGTCATCAAGTGTGACTGTAAAGTTGATCGGGTCTATTCAATTACCATATTGAATGACCGGGGGGACATTATCACTCTGCCTGATGCCAGGTTTTATCTGTAGGCCCAACACCTGCAGTGTTGCTTTTGCATAGCTTGAAGAAGTCCTGGACAGGAACAACCACTTTtctatttttggtttttatttcctTCTCCTGATCCACATTTGGGTGTGATGTGACTAACTTTGGGGGGAGGGAATAATATGTTTAGTCAGTTTAGATTAGGTTCCTGTGAGCTTCATCAACGAAGTAAAGAAGAGAAACTTCTATTctgatttgttttactttttgagtATGGGCTATGCTGCACTTGCTATATCAGGATGCTGCCGCTagagggcagtgttctgcaactttgaTAAAATAAATTTTTCTCTTCTCAGGCCTTTATAGTTGGAGAAAGGCTCCAGCACTTAGTTTTTAGATATGTCTCTTTGGGAGGAAGGAGGCTTTGCCTTAGTTGGCAAAGGAGCAGCTTCATTCACCCTTAGTGACTGTAAGACATGTAaatgtttgtgtgtatgtgttttttttccatttttgttttgCAGGTTTGTTGATCACCTATCAAGACTGTCGTAGAATAGGGCAGGCTAGATAGACAGGCATATTGATGTCACCACTGTGTGaattgtaaaaatgttttatatttttatattctccTTTATCTTTTTCTCTTTACTTTACTGTCAAGCAGATTCAGGTAAGGTGTTCAGGACTGAACACCATTTTTGTTCAGACACTGGGGCCAGTGTCTATTTGAGTGGGGGGTGTGTGTAatgcctggttacttttcagaactggtgctagtgtaaatttggagggggtcagagagttaagtgactctgaccaggttaatctgtttaaatttggagcctctgtcccagcttggctgtactgtgtgctaACCTTTCGCCCGAGGACTCAAGTCACCCTCcagacggcaggtggcagcagtggggtcaagtgttCTGAGTGCCACTCCTTGGCGGCTGGGGGGAGGTTGGTagtctcgctgtgcatgctgggaggggtataaaggggggagacgccattttcttgggtccttcttcccgtgtggcgcccaccttcagggtagccattccATGGCAACCCGGCAAATGGACTTCCGGGTCGGGGTGTGCGTGCTACGCAGtgatcctggttctgggaccacatTGGCCCGGAGCATTTGATCTGCCGCTGGGACCCAGTGaatgactgggtccccaatcttttGAGGTCCCGAGCTGTCCGTCCTGTTGGACGAAGCTGTccagtggagagtctgcctgaggagtaccaaatgaggctggtgttccaataggaGCCTGACCATCCATGGGGGGCCAGGAAAACCGGGTACTAAGACCAACTGACGTTGGTCGCCTAGCACTCGGTAACCtaaccaaaactacctgaaggagatccgggtgttgAATCTAATAGAGAAGATTCGGGACTACTTTGTTTTCTTTAACCATTGGGAGGgtatgtggcagagacttaaccccaagttccaagtgacattctggctgccaggcttgtgagagaggcctgttcaggTGCGCTAaacccattccggctggagtggcgaagtaaagtgtcgttggaagcaggactgtttcccatctacatacagtaggtgtttgtgatattgtgcttttagcaggacagcgtcgcgctgatactcggcgacagggtgccgagatctcgccgacatctcacactcactggaatagtgacagcacatcccagcaagcgcgtcatagaagcgacgggagatccgacttggattcccgccaattctacacgtgtgcggcgtttgttatgaatcctgagggggaagtccccgccggattttaaataaaaatccggcatgggtccccccctcaggagcataccgggcccttaggtctgttatgggttgtaaggagagcccccctacgccgaaaaaaacggcgtagggggtccccctacaatccataccagacccgtatccaaagcacgctacccggccagccaggaagggagtggggacgagcgagcgcccccccccctcatgagccgtaccaggctgcatgccctcaacatgggggggttgggtgctctggggcaggggggcgcactgcggccccccacctcagagcaccctgtccccatgttgatgaggacagggccccttcccgacaaccctggccgttggttgtcggggtatgcgggcgggaggcttatcggaatctgggagccccctttaataagggggcccccagataccggcccccccaccctaagtgaatgagtatggggtacatcgtacccctacccattcacctgcaagaaaagtggtaaaaacacaaataaaccacacagtgtattaaaatattttatttttctgctccggaagccgccccctgtcttctttattagctcttttaccagggggggcttcttctttgacgtcttcgggtgggtgggggccgccgtctggttctcttccaccgccgggggggggtggcttttaaaaaagcccccacccccccggcgggtttcctccggcgtcttcggcggggctcttcttcttccgctatcccgacgggtcttctccgctatccggggggtctcgccgctctccgctgttgactcgtcgcaccccggttcttcgtctcgcagtccggtcccttcttccgtgctgtacgtcttcttccgcgctgtgacgtcatgttcttcacttctcttcttctcccgatgttgactcgccggtcctcctcgctgaaatgacggatgcgcgccttgcatcggacctatataggcctcacagtcccatcatgctctgtacctacccatgtgatggtaggtatcacatgggtaggtacagagcatgatgggactgtgaggcctatataggtccgatgcaaggcgcgcatccgtcatttcagcgaggaggaccggcgtgtcaacatcgggagaaggagagaagtgaagaacatgacgtcacagcacggaagaagaactcatcacagcacggaaggagaagacgtacagcacggaagaagacaccggacagcgagacgaagaaccggggtgcgccgagtcaacaacggagagcggcgaagacagaaggagaaccccggagagttgagaagacccgtcgggatagcggaagaagaagagccccgccgaagacgccggaggaaacccgccgggggggtgggggcttttttaaaagccaccccccccggcggtggaagagaaccagacggcggcccccacccacccgaagacgtcaaagaagaagccccccctggtaaaagagctaataaagaagacagggggcggcctccggagcagaaaaataaaatattttaatacactgtgtggtttatttgtgtttttaccatttttcttgcaggtgaatgggtaggggtacgatgtaccccatactcattcacttagggtgggggggccggtatctgggggcccccttattaaagggggctcccagattccgataagcctcccgcccgcataccccgacaaccaacggccagggttgtcgggaaggggccctgtcctcatcaacatggggacagggtgctctgaggtggggggccgcagtgcgcccccctgccccagagcacccaacccccccatgttgagggcatgcagcctggtacggctcaggaggggggggggcgctcgctcgtccccactcccttcctggctggccgggtagcgtgctttggatacgggtctggtatggattgtagggggaccccctacgccgtttttttcggcgtaggggggctctccttacaacccataacagacctaagggcccggtatgctcctgagggggggacccatgccggatttttatttaaaatccggcggggacttccccctcaggattcataacaaacgccgcacgcgtgtagaattggcgggaatccaagtcggatctcccgtcgcttctatgacggctctgtctccatcgcggcaagccagctcggcgctggctcccgcgatggggctcgtaggtgctcaatctcgccgagaaagagagcgagattgacacaaaatcgggttcacctactgtacaccTGAATCTGTTGTTCATCATTTCTGCTATCTATTCACCCTTCACCTTCCTACTGTttaactgtttttacccggctgggtaataaaagcacagaaaagaaacCTGTTGAGTGGACATTtcatttactacaactctcatcaagtaccctagacggcggggatacagaggtaacatgccacccaaaacaaaccagcaggtcctttgggggtagtgctacaagtaGATAACATTTGCTGTTTTAAGCCTTCTCTTCCCTGTTCTGCTGCTGCTTTATGGCAAAATCTCACCTCTGTTCTGCCTTGACCTGGCCACTTCTGGCCACAACAGTGCACTCTCATCCCCACTGGATGCAATTTATCCCCTCAGTAcattcaaccctggcaaacaaaTGAAACCAAAAGACTCAAATGACAACTCTGCACTCTTGCGCAAGTGTGGCATAAAACTAGGTCCCTGCAAGACTTTGTCCTGCATAGAGctgccctccaaaaatataaTTCCTCCCTTCAACCTGCCAAGCAAACTTGTTTTATCACTTTAATTAAAATGCTCTTCCAGTCCTCGTCAACTGTTTTCTATCTTAAACCGCTTCCGGACTGCCCACCGTACATATACAGTCGCAGGGCGGCCTGGCTGCGCAAAATAACGTACCTATATGTGATTTCTTGCACGCAGTGTAGGGCGCACGCGCATCGCCAGAGTCGCTcctactgtgattggacacagcgggagccaatcagcgtgtCCATCGGCCGCGATGACTGCCACAACCTGCCGATCATTCTGTAAAGAGATGTATGATTggtgtgcctatgtaaacaaggcaaaccaCTGATCTGTCAGGGAGCAAAGGAgagatctttgggccagatttacagaagaagtacgccggagtatctactgatactccggcgtactttcaaatttgccacgtcgtatctttagtttgaatcctcaaaccaagatacgatgacttttggcttcgatccggcaggcgtacggcttcgtacgccttcggatcgtaggtgtaatactttggcgcccgctgggtggagtttgcgtagttttccgcgtcgggtatgctaattagctttttccggcgattcacgaaggtacgcgcagccgtcgcattctcttacgtcgtcgctagtcggcttttcccggcgtatagttaaagctgctattctgtggcgtatagatagacgtgccatgttaaagtatggaggtcgttcccgcgtcgaatttaaatttttttttttgcgtaagtcgtccgtgaataggaaaggacgtaactcacgtcgacgttcaaaaaatcacgttgGTGCAACGTCAaacggaaatttcaaaacggagcatgcgcagtttgtttggCGCGAgaccgcgcctaatttaaatgatccacgccccctacccggattatttgaattaggcgggcttaagctGGAGGGatttatgccgccgcaactttacaggcaagtgctttgtgaatcaagcacttgcccgtaaaacttgcggcgctgtaacgtaaatgcgatacgttacaccgccgcaaatgtacctgaacctggccctttgtgttttagcatgatctctcttttcctccagtctGTCTTTTatccacacagttagaaaacacctccCATgggcacacacttaaccccttgattgcccctgatgttaaccccttatctgccagtgtcatttatacagtgatcagtgtaattttttagcactgatcactgtcatggtgtcactggtccccaaaaagtgtcacttattgTCCATTTTGTTCGCCGCAATGACGCAGTCTCACTAAAAATCTTTGctcaccgccatttctagtaaaaacaaaaaaaataaaaataaaagcccataaatctatcccatattttttggacgctatgggccagattcacaaaagagatacgacggcatatctcctgatacgccgtcgtatctatgagatacgattgtcgtatctatgcgcctgattcatagaatcaggttacgcatagatagccctaagatatatagcagaatacatattggtcgaaattgatgaagacattttatttttatttttttgggaatgatttatagcagaaagtaacaaatattgttttttagtcaaaatgttcttcttttttagtgcaaaaataaaaaacacagatgtgatcaaataccaccaaaagaaagctctatttgtggggaaaaaaggacatcaattttatttgggtacaacgtcgcatgaccacgcaattgtcagttaaaacaacacagtgctgtatcacaaaaaaaggcctggtcaggaagtgggtaaaaccttccggagctaaagtggttaattttCTACTTCATCTCCCTACCTCTTTTGCTCATTCACTGTACAGGACAGGACAATgctaatcatttaaaaaaaaaaagatagatgtAATTATTGATGAGATTGCCAATGTTCAGttaaatatattattaaatgtaaaaaagGGAAGTTCAACGCTGagagaaaacaataaaataaaataataatgattaaGTACATTactgaaaaaaattaaaggatGTTTAATGAGGGGCTTCATATGGAACACACACTGTGGGATAAGTACAAAATTGTATTGATACAAAAATCAAATATATTAACATGTCAGATGACAAAATAGCCAAAACAATAATTTAATTAGAACCTTCACCAATAGAATGATTAAAACTTTATGATAATGATGTTGTAACAAGAAAAAACAGCCCGGGTTCAACAGAACACTCACAATCACTCCACATACACACAGGGATAACTAGTAATAAAGAGCCTGAGATGAGGCATCCAGTGGCATCACACTGTAAAAAGTGTATACTTCTTTTATCGGCAAGATTGACCACCTaggagccccgtcgcgggagccagcgcagaGCTGGctcgccgagctggcttgccgggaAGGGAAAAAGCCGACATATGTCTGACTTAGATTGAACGGGCATCGGACATGGATTTCCGCCAATTCCagacactgtgtttggtatgaatcatgagggggaactccacgccaaattttaaataaaaaaccggcatgggttccccttcaggagcataccaggcccttgggtctggtatggattgtagaaaGAAcaccctacgctgaaaaaatggtgtgggggttcccccaaaatccataccagacccttatccgagcacgccgcctggtcagtcaggaaggggggtggggacgagcgccccccccccctcctgagatgtacagggccgcatgccctcaacatggggggtgggtgctttggggcagggggccccccaccccaaagcactctgtctCCATGATTTACCAAATATTTTCATGAGGACACTCCACTTTGCTAAGCCTTCCCAAACTCTCTCTCTGCAGGTCAAATAGAGACGACAGAACTGAATCCCTTTTTAGAAGCTGAATGATAATGAATGTGCTTATGCGCTGCTAGGTAACTTGAAGTGTaaaaataaaggcccagattcacagagagcaaggcgcacattacgccgccatagagcacacaccgtacgccacgccaacgtagcgcagagaggcaagcattgcattcagcaagccagtgctcccaacgctgtgccagagtggcgtaggtttcgaaggcgcacgccggcgtaggtggaagtaggcgtgaccccatgcaaatgatgggccgagcaccagacaggtacgaatcacaaactgcgcatgcgccgtgacgtggacacatacacagcacccccctgcgcctgctcacaaccacgccggcacaactgccttaGCTAAGTCGGATCACCgcatacgccgtgaacataacgtacgcccagccagacacacgtccaacacacaatacgccggcttgtgttccctggtgcagacctgtgcatgtctgttgccgggttgcacctcatttatagggaataactttacgccagacgtacaacttatgcgcatctcacgtagcatgcgccgggcacacgcacgttcgtgatttggcttatttccctcatttgcatgtttgaatggctaatcaatgggagcagccccatgcgtccagcccatatgtgcgcacaccctacgccggcgtgtgcaagctacgtcggcggggtgtagcctgtttttaggcgcatgttggttcgtgggtctgccgcacacatacgcatattggcacttacgccggcgtaacgtgttatacgtcggcgtaagtgatttgtgaatctgggccaaagtgtacaGTATAAGTTGTAAAGTGGAACAGCTGCAAAGATATGTACATGGGTGTGTATAGTGCACTTGTTCAAATAACTGGGATATGTAATTCCATAAATAACTCATTAAAACCCCATATATGccacaaaaataattaattgctaaaataaatatgtgCAAAATTGATGCAAAAAACACAATGAAAGTCCAAGTGAAAAACAATTTAATCCATAATGTGGTTCAAAATAATATTGTGTCCAATGTAAAAATAGTGCAGGGAAAATTATATCCGGTGAAAGAAAATTTGCATCCACCGCCAACAACAAATGAAATGACCGCTCCCATCAGGGACTGACCATAAGGCCAAACAACGCTTTAATATCCAAAAGATGACTGCTGGGCTCCACACTTGATATCTCCAAAGACTCAGCTGTACTGCTCAACAATCACGACTCATGGTCCCCAAACACTCAGAAAGAACACAAACACTCCATAGTGCAAGATTACCAATAgatgtaataaaatgtaataatatcTGTTTACTTTACAATTCAATAACATCCATCATGAAAGAGAAACGGGTCGCCTCCTCGCGGCATTTCCGCACACTGtggacaccggaagtgacgtcacaggctCCACCCGATGAGTTGcatcactggtcacgtgacttcttTAGGGATCACTGCATATATCGTGACCATATGGTTAATAAATCTCATTGTTAAACCTCTTGCGAAAAACTTAACATCCAGGTTAAGATCAAGTGGTGGCACCGCTACCTTGTGAGATCACCGGCTCGGGATGCACTCTTGCCCCCTGACAgtcccaaagcacccaccaccccatgttgagggaatgtggcctggtagggTTCAGGAGAAGGGGGCGCTCACTCGCAACTGCCcatcgccatttaaaaaaaaaattggacttggGTTCTCCTTAAATTTCATACCAGACCTGGTATTGGTATTgccggcaatgttttttttattcagctatcAGCTGAAGcgcattgacagctgatgatggCTTCCTGGCTCCGCTCCTTAACACAAGCGATTAACTGCGCCCTGATTGGGCAGAGATTTGCCCAATCAGGgtttagaatgcactgtgcagcttaCAGTGCATTGCAGGATGTTCAGGTGGGACAAACACCCACAGAACACCCTGTAAATTCGGGTGTTAGCCGTACGggaaaacaggcaatgttcgggcTGAACTTTTGCTCGGCCTGAACCGTTCGCCCAACTCTAGTGGGTAATTCAGCCAACATCCACCCAAAGCTAAAGTATCAGTTTTAGCTAAATTGACCCTATAACAGGCAACAGATTGGCATATGTCTCTACTGCTGTTTTATGTGTTACTCATAATTGTAATAAAGCAGTAGGCTTGTGATTCAGTACTTTTCTCCCCCTTACCATTCAGAAGAGTGTATTTGCTAGGTCGCAAAGACATTTAAGCAGCATTGTAAAGTACCCATTATTGTCCTATAGGATAGCACCAAGTGGCCAATCCTTGTCACAGAGTAACTGTGGGCCATGTGTGGACATTCTAATTGAGGATTTTAGTGTCACACCTGTTTACTTCCcactatttattttgttgctcctTCTGTCACACTATGTCCTCTTCTGTTATCATTGTAAATGTCTGCAATTTATCACTGAACACCACTTTTACTTACAATAGGGTctaacaaaagaaatatatataattacaatttTATTGATTCCATATTCTACTTGTAATTGGGTCTTTTTCTCCTAATAGTTATCTCTCTGGAGGAACACAAACAACCTAATTTCCCCAGGGTGCTTGCAAGTGATACAAAAACATATAAAGTCATCTGTTACACAGCATTTTCCCATCTATGGTAGAATGGATCTGACTTTATGTATGGAAAACAGTGTGAAACTCTTTTTACCTATAGATTTCACTATAATAATAGGGTACAAAATTCAAGACAATCCTTGTTCTTTTCTATTGTTTTGAAAGCCAACTTGTCATTTTAATCTAGCTAAAATTAGTAATTATAATATTAGCACTGGATATTGAATACAAATGAGAAGGCACTTTCTATGAATGCTTATTTAAATATAGACATCTTACTTGATCATAGAAGTATGGCTGGGAAATGGCTATGGCTATAGAAGAATTATGCAGCTGGTTTTCAAACTCTGCCATCTCACCTAAATAGCTGAAGCTAGATTTAAATCAGAATAGAAGGAGAGTCTCATCTTTACCAGGTTATCATTTATTATCCcttatttggacacatttttaagGACCTGTTTACACAATTAAATCCCAGGTAAGTATCGATGTTCAGTAGTCCAAATGTTGGAAGTGGAGCAATAAACACCCAATCAGCCTAACAGAAAAATCTGTCAAGGGCAGTAAGTGTTTTTGAGTAgcctaaaaaataacaaaaataattttttactttgagTACACATTTCCATTGTCAAGTAATTAGTGATAAATTAGTGCTTTAAATAATCTTATTAAAGAAACAGATGCAGAAAACTGTATATGACTGCATCATTAATCCACACACTCtgcaaaaacaggatttttttcttatttttttaaccattacATTGTTTGCTGTTGTTTTCTTTGCTTAAAAAAATTCATGTTCTCTGGATAAGTGTGTCACGTACTTTCACAATTAGGAATTAATAACACAAATGTGAATATAAATCTCAATAGATCTACCtggacatttaaaacaaaaagtaatgtattttttaaatgattatTGATTAATGCAAACAGAATATAGTAGTAGTACTAGGTTTAACCTAAAGACTTTAAAATGCCTTACTCTACCAAATGATAACAATTTGATCATATATGTAAAGTTCACTATTATATCTTATGGAAAGCAGAAGAATGAATTAGTAAATTAcatatcttcttttctttttttccttatcCTAAACCTTAGGTTTGTAGTATAATTAATTTCCACTTCAGAACCAGTACTattgaaaatgttttaaaacataCTATTCACATTTTTTACAGACCATGGAATCGATTGAGGAGATAAATTGCAGTAGAATTAGGGAATTCATTATactgggatttcacacaaagactGAATCTGAATATTTGCTCTTCATACTATTGTCATGCCTTTACATTTTGACAATATCATCTAATACTGTGATTATCATCTTGGTGAGGACCGACCTCCATCTGCATTCACCTATGTACTTCTATATAAGTAATCTGTCTTTCCTGGAAATTAGCTATATCTCATCCACTGTTCCAAAAGTAATGGTTAGCCTTATAACAGGATTTAAGTCAATTTCTTTTATTGGCTGTATATCCCAACTATATTTTTTCAGCTGTTTAGGAGCTACGGAAAATGTTCTTCTTACAGTGATGGCTTATGACCGTTATCTAGCTATCTGTAATCCTCTGAAGTATGCCATATTAATGAATCCTAGGATGTGCATTCAGCTGGCGTTTGTCTCTTGGTTTATTGGGTTTAGCACAGTAGCGGTTCCTATTGTGTCTATAGCAAAGTCATGCTTTTGTGGACCAAATATAGTAGATCATTTCTTTTGCGAAGCTGCACCTTTATTGCAactttcctgcacagatgtctctacaCCTAAATTTCTCCTCTCCTTATCAGCATCAACATTGACTCTTGGTTCCATTTTTCTAAATATGGTATCTTATAGTTTTATTATACACACTGTTCTCAAAACGCCTACAACCACTGGGAGAAGAAAAGCATTCTCAAC
This window encodes:
- the LOC120946209 gene encoding olfactory receptor 11L1-like, with amino-acid sequence MESIEEINCSRIREFIILGFHTKTESEYLLFILLSCLYILTISSNTVIIILVRTDLHLHSPMYFYISNLSFLEISYISSTVPKVMVSLITGFKSISFIGCISQLYFFSCLGATENVLLTVMAYDRYLAICNPLKYAILMNPRMCIQLAFVSWFIGFSTVAVPIVSIAKSCFCGPNIVDHFFCEAAPLLQLSCTDVSTPKFLLSLSASTLTLGSIFLNMVSYSFIIHTVLKTPTTTGRRKAFSTCVSHLTVVVFFYTSVCLMYVNPSGTNTSRNKVVSVIYGIITPLLNPFVYSLRNKDMKTAFIKMLKRLSYA